A single Saccharolobus shibatae B12 DNA region contains:
- a CDS encoding phenylacetate--CoA ligase family protein — protein MSLKLTYNEVDPKALTKEEVREVQRFRLRSLIKRVYENSPYYHKLFKERGLTLDDIKAPEDLVKLPFTYKDDLRRHAYPHGGDFLAVPFENLVGWHMTSGTTGIPTVNAYTWSDVEVWSNLVARSLVAAGVTKNDIVMNIYGYGLFTGGIGLHQGIQRIGAKVIPWSTGRTEALGRALKDFKATVITGTPSYELLVAETLRKLNIDAENELQLRLAIPGAEAMTKEMLERIEDELSLKTRGGRALEIYGLTEALGPGVAQECPDDNHEWLHIWADHYLVEIIDPETGERVSEDEEGEMVITTLSKEAMPLIRYRTRDITSLIESDDQIPFPKIRMLKGRLDDVIFYKGVKLFPTAIANVLMSYEEVKEFQIVVDKTNREHRLIIKVETEKPSEKLVEKLIEEIRTVAFVTPEVEFVSLGTLPRFEGKSKRVVIKE, from the coding sequence ATGAGCCTTAAGTTAACTTATAATGAGGTAGATCCCAAGGCATTAACTAAGGAAGAGGTTAGAGAAGTTCAGAGATTTAGACTTAGGAGTCTAATCAAGAGAGTTTATGAGAATTCCCCATATTATCATAAGTTGTTTAAAGAAAGGGGATTAACGCTAGATGATATAAAAGCCCCAGAAGATTTGGTTAAACTTCCTTTTACATATAAGGATGATCTAAGGAGGCATGCTTATCCACATGGTGGTGATTTCTTGGCGGTACCTTTTGAAAATTTAGTTGGATGGCACATGACGTCTGGGACAACGGGAATTCCTACAGTAAACGCTTACACTTGGAGTGACGTTGAAGTGTGGTCGAACCTCGTGGCAAGAAGTCTAGTCGCTGCTGGAGTTACAAAGAACGATATTGTTATGAACATTTATGGTTATGGACTATTCACTGGTGGGATAGGTTTGCATCAAGGTATTCAGAGAATAGGTGCAAAGGTAATACCGTGGAGTACCGGTAGAACAGAAGCGTTAGGTAGAGCATTAAAGGATTTTAAAGCTACTGTAATAACTGGTACTCCCTCTTATGAATTGCTAGTTGCTGAGACTCTGCGTAAACTTAACATAGATGCTGAGAATGAATTGCAACTTAGGCTAGCAATTCCCGGTGCTGAGGCAATGACAAAAGAGATGTTGGAGAGAATTGAGGACGAATTAAGCCTAAAGACTAGGGGAGGAAGAGCATTAGAAATTTATGGTTTGACTGAAGCTTTAGGACCAGGGGTTGCGCAAGAGTGTCCAGACGATAATCACGAATGGTTACATATATGGGCTGATCATTATTTGGTTGAAATTATTGACCCGGAGACCGGTGAGAGAGTTTCAGAAGATGAAGAAGGGGAAATGGTGATAACCACGCTTAGTAAGGAGGCAATGCCTCTAATCCGATATAGAACAAGAGATATTACTAGTCTTATTGAAAGCGATGATCAAATACCGTTTCCTAAGATCAGAATGTTAAAGGGGAGATTAGATGATGTTATATTCTATAAAGGGGTTAAGCTATTCCCTACTGCTATTGCTAATGTTTTAATGTCTTACGAGGAAGTGAAAGAGTTTCAAATAGTTGTCGATAAGACTAATAGAGAGCATAGATTAATAATTAAAGTAGAAACTGAAAAACCATCAGAAAAGTTAGTTGAAAAACTGATAGAAGAAATTAGAACAGTAGCATTTGTAACGCCAGAAGTGGAATTTGTAAGTTTGGGCACATTGCCTAGATTTGAGGGTAAATCTAAGAGGGTAGTTATTAAAGAGTAA
- a CDS encoding Zn-ribbon domain-containing OB-fold protein has product MQVDAIPLSIKYKINYPDEFIEAVKRGEIVATRCKNCGSVYFPPQKDCYNCGKNEMEWIKVSNEGEIMTYSIVSQKPQGFENYKDYIIGIVRTKDGINLMAWIKGQPKVGGKVRLTTDDTRIIGEVV; this is encoded by the coding sequence ATGCAAGTAGATGCAATACCGTTATCGATAAAGTACAAGATTAACTACCCCGACGAATTTATTGAAGCTGTAAAGCGAGGGGAAATCGTAGCTACTAGATGTAAGAATTGCGGTTCAGTCTACTTTCCCCCTCAAAAGGATTGTTACAACTGTGGTAAGAACGAGATGGAGTGGATTAAGGTATCTAATGAGGGTGAAATAATGACATATAGTATAGTATCTCAGAAACCCCAAGGTTTCGAAAATTATAAGGATTACATTATAGGAATAGTGAGGACGAAAGATGGGATAAATCTAATGGCGTGGATTAAAGGTCAGCCTAAGGTGGGCGGTAAGGTAAGGCTAACTACGGATGACACGAGAATAATTGGTGAGGTGGTTTGA
- a CDS encoding thiolase domain-containing protein → MTRRVAVIGVGNSKFGRRDDVSVQELAWESIKEALNDSGVSQSDIGLVVVGSTAYRGIELYPAPIVAEYSGLTGKVPLRVEAMCATGLAAALSAYTAVASGLVDMAMAVGVDKMTEVDTSTSLAIGGRGGNYQWEYHFYGTTFPTYYALYATRHMAVYGTTEEQMALVSVKAHKYGAMNPKAHFQKPVTVEEVLKSRVISWPIKLLDSCPISDGSATAIFASEEKVKELKIDSPVWITGIGYANDYAYVARRGEWVGFKATQLAARQAYNMAKVTPNDIEVATVHDAFTIAEIMGYEDLGFTEKGKGGKFIEEGQSEKGGKVGVNLFGGLKAKGHPLGATGLSMIYEITKQLRDEADKLQQPLKKYIGLVHNVGGTGHFAYVMVLRR, encoded by the coding sequence ATGACAAGAAGAGTCGCTGTAATAGGAGTAGGTAATTCAAAATTCGGGAGAAGAGATGACGTTTCCGTTCAAGAGTTAGCCTGGGAATCTATTAAAGAAGCATTAAATGATAGTGGCGTATCTCAAAGTGATATAGGGCTAGTCGTTGTAGGTAGTACTGCTTATAGGGGAATAGAATTATACCCTGCTCCAATTGTTGCTGAATACTCTGGATTGACAGGGAAGGTTCCCTTACGTGTAGAGGCAATGTGTGCTACGGGATTAGCCGCAGCCTTATCTGCATATACCGCTGTCGCTTCTGGCTTAGTTGATATGGCAATGGCTGTAGGAGTTGATAAGATGACTGAAGTTGACACTTCAACATCGTTGGCAATAGGAGGTAGAGGGGGTAATTACCAATGGGAATACCACTTTTATGGAACTACCTTCCCAACCTATTACGCCCTTTATGCCACAAGACATATGGCAGTTTATGGTACGACTGAAGAGCAGATGGCTCTAGTTTCGGTAAAAGCGCATAAGTACGGTGCAATGAACCCTAAAGCCCACTTTCAAAAACCAGTTACCGTAGAAGAAGTTCTCAAGTCCAGAGTAATCTCATGGCCAATAAAGCTACTTGACTCTTGTCCCATAAGTGATGGTTCGGCCACTGCAATATTTGCATCAGAGGAGAAAGTGAAGGAATTGAAAATTGATTCCCCTGTTTGGATAACTGGAATTGGCTATGCGAATGACTACGCTTACGTTGCAAGAAGGGGAGAGTGGGTTGGATTTAAAGCGACTCAATTGGCGGCAAGGCAAGCTTATAACATGGCTAAGGTAACTCCTAACGATATTGAAGTAGCAACAGTACATGACGCATTTACAATAGCTGAGATAATGGGATACGAGGATTTAGGTTTTACAGAAAAGGGAAAGGGAGGCAAGTTCATAGAGGAGGGGCAAAGCGAGAAAGGAGGCAAAGTAGGAGTGAATTTATTCGGTGGTCTAAAAGCTAAGGGACATCCATTAGGGGCTACTGGACTTTCGATGATTTACGAGATAACTAAACAATTGAGGGATGAGGCTGACAAATTACAACAGCCTCTTAAAAAGTATATCGGGCTTGTCCACAATGTAGGCGGTACTGGTCACTTTGCATATGTTATGGTTTTAAGAAGGTGA
- a CDS encoding enoyl-CoA hydratase/isomerase family protein, with the protein MRVNYIYMYSTIQIEVRENIAIIKLNRPDKLNAINFQMVDELVDALNKLDSDDKIKVVIITGNGKAFSAGADVKEMLETPLEEIMKKGHMPLWEKLRTFKKPVIAALNGITAGGGLELAMACDIIIASESAKLGQPEINLGIMPGAGGTQRLTRILGKYKAMELVLTGKLIDSKEAERYGLVNKVVPDNALIDEVIRLAKEIAEKPMISLMLAKEAVAKAWDTLLQQGLDFERRNFYLALSSEEAKEGMRAFLEKRKPRWENDKS; encoded by the coding sequence ATGCGGGTGAATTACATATATATGTATAGTACAATACAAATAGAAGTTAGAGAAAATATAGCAATTATAAAACTTAACAGACCAGATAAGTTAAATGCAATCAACTTCCAGATGGTTGATGAACTAGTTGATGCCTTGAATAAGTTAGATAGTGATGACAAGATTAAGGTCGTAATAATAACAGGGAATGGTAAAGCATTTTCTGCGGGGGCAGATGTTAAAGAAATGCTGGAAACGCCTCTCGAGGAAATAATGAAAAAGGGCCATATGCCATTATGGGAAAAATTGAGGACATTTAAAAAACCAGTGATAGCTGCATTAAATGGTATTACAGCTGGAGGTGGGCTGGAACTGGCAATGGCATGTGATATTATAATTGCTTCAGAATCTGCAAAATTAGGTCAACCGGAAATAAACTTAGGGATCATGCCAGGAGCAGGGGGAACTCAGAGATTAACTAGGATATTAGGGAAGTATAAGGCTATGGAGCTAGTACTCACTGGGAAGTTAATTGACTCTAAAGAAGCGGAAAGATACGGTTTAGTGAACAAGGTAGTACCAGATAATGCGTTAATTGACGAGGTAATTAGGTTAGCAAAGGAAATAGCTGAAAAACCAATGATATCCTTGATGTTAGCCAAAGAGGCTGTTGCCAAAGCATGGGACACCTTACTACAACAAGGATTGGATTTCGAAAGAAGGAATTTCTATTTGGCTTTAAGCTCAGAGGAAGCTAAAGAAGGCATGAGAGCGTTTTTAGAGAAGAGAAAGCCCAGGTGGGAGAATGATAAAAGTTGA
- a CDS encoding enoyl-CoA hydratase-related protein: MIKVESREGYAIVTMSRADKLNALNLQMRNEFISKLKQINADPKIRTVIVTGEGRAFCVGADVNEFAPDFAIDLRETFYPIIREIRFSDKIYIAAINGVTAGACIGISLSTDFKFAKRDVKFVTAFQRLGLASDTGVAYFLLKLTRDQRAYEIAVLGGEFTAEEAERWGLLKVSENPLHDAEEMANRINNGPFQSYIAGKRMANLVLYNDLERFLEYESAIQGYLGKTEDFKEGISSFKEKREPKFKGI, from the coding sequence ATGATAAAAGTTGAGAGTAGGGAAGGTTATGCAATAGTCACAATGAGTAGAGCTGATAAACTAAATGCATTGAACTTGCAAATGAGAAATGAATTTATATCAAAACTTAAACAAATTAACGCGGATCCGAAAATTAGGACTGTAATAGTAACTGGAGAAGGAAGGGCATTTTGTGTGGGGGCTGACGTAAACGAGTTCGCCCCGGATTTCGCCATAGACTTACGGGAGACATTTTATCCAATAATTAGGGAGATTCGTTTCTCAGATAAAATCTATATAGCTGCAATAAATGGCGTTACTGCTGGAGCTTGTATAGGGATAAGCTTATCTACAGATTTTAAATTCGCCAAACGTGATGTGAAATTCGTTACTGCATTTCAAAGACTTGGACTAGCTTCAGATACTGGAGTAGCCTATTTCCTTTTGAAGTTGACTAGAGATCAAAGAGCTTATGAAATAGCTGTCCTAGGTGGAGAATTCACTGCTGAAGAGGCTGAGAGATGGGGCTTATTGAAGGTGTCGGAAAATCCGCTTCACGATGCTGAGGAGATGGCTAATAGAATAAATAATGGACCATTTCAGTCTTATATTGCTGGAAAGAGGATGGCTAATCTAGTATTATATAATGATCTAGAAAGGTTCTTAGAGTACGAATCCGCCATACAAGGCTATTTAGGCAAAACGGAAGATTTTAAAGAAGGTATATCATCGTTTAAAGAGAAAAGAGAACCTAAATTTAAGGGAATTTAA
- a CDS encoding hotdog fold thioesterase has translation MLKESPFLKFLDIELEEIREGYARVSGVITKDFLNVHNTAHGSFIFAIADAAFEYASNFTRDSVALHMDIDFRRPVKEGEKVIAEAFEESTGKTTSLYRIIVKNEEGKLVAYVTALVFHIDNRREV, from the coding sequence ATGCTGAAAGAAAGTCCTTTCCTTAAATTTCTTGACATAGAATTAGAGGAGATAAGAGAAGGCTATGCTAGAGTTTCTGGAGTTATAACTAAAGATTTCCTAAACGTACATAACACTGCCCATGGCTCGTTTATCTTTGCTATTGCTGATGCCGCTTTCGAGTACGCTAGTAACTTTACCCGTGATTCAGTAGCCTTACATATGGATATCGATTTTAGAAGACCTGTAAAAGAAGGGGAGAAAGTTATAGCAGAGGCATTTGAGGAGAGTACCGGAAAAACTACTTCTCTATATAGAATAATTGTAAAAAATGAAGAGGGAAAGCTTGTAGCATACGTTACTGCTTTAGTTTTCCATATTGATAATAGGAGAGAAGTCTAG
- a CDS encoding aminobenzoate oxygenase — protein MDINYENDPIYPENNVYPPTWEFDDEKAMRLYRRAKKEQWDEEDLNWKKYEEIVSGLDRKQRLALAYWWALLSNFDNATPVFAYALVKASERSLPVTIRALLTTITYDENRHNILCGFAIEKAMKGFPFNFKPQDDLERKAKLNVEWVWWNGSRYWKGYVEAYNKYTLDILFTSFMMGEAAATTVFSGMKDKTKIPTFKDAFRNLTVDETRHYAFTHLILNNNLNKMNEEKKMFVTKQMRAGFVFLSLITYKPPKEFWKLPPWYEEIHEKMEEIAIDAGLGLPTIEERERIWREAVARVASNVKRFNVKVPSMPEIGINGDEDIELKEDDLVAAIF, from the coding sequence ATGGATATAAATTATGAAAATGATCCAATATATCCAGAAAATAATGTCTATCCACCGACATGGGAGTTTGATGACGAGAAAGCCATGAGACTTTATAGGAGAGCTAAAAAGGAGCAGTGGGACGAGGAAGATTTGAACTGGAAAAAGTACGAGGAGATAGTTTCAGGCCTTGATAGAAAACAGAGATTAGCGTTAGCGTACTGGTGGGCTCTGCTATCTAACTTCGATAATGCTACACCGGTATTCGCTTACGCATTAGTTAAAGCCAGTGAAAGGAGTCTACCAGTAACTATCAGAGCTCTCCTAACAACAATAACTTATGATGAAAATAGGCATAACATACTGTGCGGATTTGCAATAGAAAAGGCTATGAAAGGATTTCCCTTTAATTTCAAACCGCAAGACGATTTGGAAAGAAAGGCTAAACTTAACGTCGAGTGGGTTTGGTGGAATGGTTCTAGATATTGGAAAGGTTATGTTGAAGCTTATAATAAATACACCTTGGATATTTTATTCACCTCATTTATGATGGGCGAAGCTGCAGCTACAACAGTATTTAGCGGAATGAAGGATAAGACTAAAATACCTACCTTTAAGGATGCCTTTAGAAATTTAACTGTAGACGAGACTAGACATTACGCTTTTACCCATCTTATATTAAATAATAACTTGAATAAGATGAATGAAGAGAAGAAGATGTTTGTAACTAAACAGATGAGAGCCGGATTTGTCTTCCTATCGCTGATAACCTATAAGCCTCCTAAGGAGTTCTGGAAATTACCTCCTTGGTATGAGGAGATACATGAGAAAATGGAGGAGATAGCAATTGATGCTGGTTTAGGATTACCAACAATAGAGGAGAGAGAAAGGATCTGGAGAGAGGCTGTGGCGAGGGTTGCTAGCAATGTTAAGAGGTTTAACGTTAAGGTTCCATCAATGCCAGAGATTGGGATAAATGGAGACGAGGATATAGAACTAAAAGAAGACGATTTAGTAGCTGCAATATTCTAA
- a CDS encoding AbrB/MazE/SpoVT family DNA-binding domain-containing protein, which yields MEKNLRRRIQKIKGGSYIITLPPEWVRRNSLDAKSEVFVIEKDGELLIKPIRDYITKKTIDLDLIDLETSKYLITVYYMQGISEIEITSKSVISASIKDELKNLQLYLPGLAIESESFNYITFRVQDSVNSNLVERMKTFSSKLLILLEDLEKIIENPNKEMAVDLKNRAEELNKLYNSVIREIALVSQKEEEFEIKNLPTRDLILYAIAMRDMGRMLSHIKTASLAVTECVNTSNKELKFIVKAIVNMFKRSQEVFFDKNIDHIRDIRENMKEINKIVYGNEIECKELARELARIASYCVALMDDGVHKSVKI from the coding sequence ATGGAGAAGAATCTGAGAAGAAGAATTCAGAAGATTAAAGGTGGCAGTTACATAATAACATTACCTCCAGAATGGGTTAGGAGAAATAGCTTAGATGCTAAAAGTGAGGTTTTTGTTATAGAAAAGGATGGGGAACTACTGATAAAACCTATAAGGGATTACATTACCAAGAAGACCATCGATCTTGATCTTATTGACTTAGAAACTAGTAAATACTTGATAACAGTATATTACATGCAAGGGATTTCAGAAATAGAAATAACATCGAAGTCTGTAATATCAGCCTCTATAAAAGATGAGCTGAAAAATTTGCAATTGTACTTACCAGGTTTAGCTATTGAGAGTGAAAGTTTTAACTATATCACGTTCAGAGTTCAGGATAGTGTTAATAGTAATCTGGTTGAAAGGATGAAAACTTTCTCTAGTAAATTATTGATACTACTGGAGGATCTGGAAAAGATAATTGAAAACCCTAACAAGGAAATGGCTGTAGATTTGAAAAATCGAGCTGAAGAGTTAAATAAATTATACAATTCGGTAATAAGGGAAATAGCCCTAGTCTCACAAAAAGAGGAGGAATTTGAGATAAAAAATCTCCCGACTAGAGATTTAATACTCTATGCTATAGCAATGCGTGACATGGGAAGAATGCTATCTCACATCAAAACTGCATCCCTAGCCGTAACTGAATGTGTAAATACATCTAATAAAGAACTAAAATTCATAGTCAAAGCCATCGTGAATATGTTTAAGAGATCCCAAGAAGTGTTCTTTGATAAAAATATAGATCACATAAGGGATATAAGAGAAAACATGAAAGAAATAAACAAGATAGTGTATGGAAACGAGATAGAATGTAAAGAACTGGCAAGAGAATTGGCTAGAATAGCAAGCTATTGTGTAGCTCTAATGGATGATGGAGTACATAAAAGTGTTAAGATATAG